A genomic region of Salinibacter pepae contains the following coding sequences:
- a CDS encoding succinate dehydrogenase iron-sulfur subunit, whose translation MAEMQLNLEIKRYNPEEDDEPHWESYEVPADPLDSALSLLLHVKWHIDGTLSLRKSCAHGICGSDAMQINGENKLACSVLVQDLVDEDGDTITYAPLPSAPVVKDLIIDQSRFFEKYREVKPWLITDGPAPEREREQSPEEHAMIEDATKCIMCGACTHACPSTWADPDYLGPAAMLKAYRYTFDSRDDGAEERLDVVDSPDGLWKCYTIFNCNEACPKDIDITRWLSALKRRAATSQASTTA comes from the coding sequence ATGGCTGAGATGCAGCTCAATCTTGAAATCAAGCGATACAACCCCGAGGAGGACGACGAGCCACACTGGGAGTCGTACGAGGTGCCGGCCGACCCGCTCGACAGCGCCCTGTCGCTCCTGCTCCACGTAAAGTGGCACATCGACGGCACCCTCTCGCTGCGCAAGAGCTGCGCGCACGGCATCTGCGGGTCCGACGCCATGCAGATTAACGGCGAGAACAAGCTCGCCTGCTCGGTGCTGGTGCAGGATCTGGTAGACGAGGATGGTGACACAATCACGTATGCCCCCCTCCCTTCCGCCCCGGTGGTGAAGGACCTTATCATCGACCAGAGCCGCTTCTTCGAGAAGTACCGGGAGGTGAAGCCGTGGCTCATCACCGACGGGCCCGCCCCGGAACGGGAGCGGGAGCAGAGCCCCGAGGAGCACGCCATGATCGAGGACGCCACGAAGTGCATCATGTGTGGCGCCTGCACGCACGCCTGCCCCTCTACCTGGGCCGACCCCGACTACCTCGGGCCCGCGGCCATGCTGAAGGCGTACCGCTACACCTTCGACAGCCGCGACGACGGGGCCGAGGAGCGCCTCGACGTGGTCGACTCGCCCGATGGCCTCTGGAAGTGCTACACCATCTTCAACTGCAACGAGGCCTGCCCCAAGGACATCGACATCACGCGCTGGCTCTCGGCCCTGAAGCGCCGCGCCGCGACGTCCCAGGCGTCCACGACGGCCTAG